The following nucleotide sequence is from Bradyrhizobium roseum.
GGGGCCATGGCGGTCACGGCCACGACCACCACGATCACCCGGCGCACGGCGCTGCGACGGTGCGCGATCCCGTCTGCGGCATGACGGTGAATCCGGCGATCAGCAAGCACCGCTTCGACTACAAGGGCACCACCTTTCATTTCTGTTCAGCTGGGTGCCGCACCAAATTCGCCGCCGATCCTCTCGCCTATCTGGAAAAGGACAAGCGGCCGAAAGCGGCGGTGCCGGAAGGCACGATCTATACCTGCCCGATGCATCCCGAGATCCGCCAGGTCGGCCCCGGCAGCTGCCCGATCTGCGGCATGGCGCTGGAGCCCGACGTCGTCAGCCTCGACGCGCCGCCCAATCCTGAACTCGCCGACATGACGCGCCGTTTCTGGATCGGCCTTGCGCTGGCGCTGCCGGCGATCATCCTCGAAATGGGCGGCCATCTCATCGGCGGCCACGGGCTGATCGATCCAACCCTGTCGAACTGGATCCAGTTCGCCTTCGCCACGCCCGTCGTGCTGTGGGCCGGCTGGCCGTTCTTCGTGCGCGGCTGGCAGTCGCTCGTCACGCGCAATCTCAACATGTTCACGCTGATCGCCATCGGCACCGGTGTGGCCTACCTCTACAGCGTCGTCGGCACCATCGCGCCGGGCATCTTTCCGTCGACCTTCCGCGGCCATGGTGGCGCGGTGGCGGTCTATTTCGAATCGGCCGCCGTCATCACCGTGCTGGTGCTGCTCGGCCAGGTGCTTGAGCTGCGCGCTCGCGAAGCGACATCAGGCGCGATCAAGGCCCTGCTGCAGCTCGCGCCGAAAACCGCGCGCCGGATCGATCGCGACGGCGCGGACCAGGAAATCGAAATCGATAGGCTCGTCGTCGGCGATCATTTGCGCGTACGGCCGGGCGAAAAAGTGCCGGTGGACGGCGTCATCCTCGAAGGCCGTTCCTCGCTCGATGAATCGCTGGTGACGGGTGAATCCATGCCGGTCACCAAGGAGGCCGGCAGCAAGGTCATTGCCGGCACGCTGAACCAGTCCGGCGGCTTCGTGATGCGGGCCGACAAGGTCGGCCGCGACACACTGCTTTCGCAGATCGTGCAGATGGTGGCAGACGCGCAGCGTTCGCGCGCGCCGATCCAGCGGCTCGCCGATCAGGTGGCCGGCTGGTTCGTGCCGACAGTGATAGCGGTGGCGCTGCTTGCCTTCGGCGCCTGGGCGTTGTTCGGGCCGGAGCCGCGGATGGCGTTCGGGCTCGTCGCCGCCGTCAGCGTGCTCATCATCGCCTGCCCTTGCGCGCTCGGCCTCGCCACGCCGATGTCAATCATGGTCGGCGTCGGGCGCGGCGCGCAGGCCGGCGTGCTGATCAAGAACGCCGAAGCGCTGGAGCGGATGGAGAAGGTCGACACGCTGGTGGTCGACAAGACCGGAACGCTGACCGAGGGCAAACCGAAAGTCATCGCGATCGTGCCGGCGGAGGGATTTGCCGAGACCGATATTCTGCGGCTGGCCGCAACCGTCGAGCGGGCGAGCGAGCACCCGCTGGCCGACGCCATCGTGCGGGCGGCCGGGGAACGCCAT
It contains:
- a CDS encoding heavy metal translocating P-type ATPase, coding for MTGNENGSGMTKGACCGGHGGHGHDHHDHPAHGAATVRDPVCGMTVNPAISKHRFDYKGTTFHFCSAGCRTKFAADPLAYLEKDKRPKAAVPEGTIYTCPMHPEIRQVGPGSCPICGMALEPDVVSLDAPPNPELADMTRRFWIGLALALPAIILEMGGHLIGGHGLIDPTLSNWIQFAFATPVVLWAGWPFFVRGWQSLVTRNLNMFTLIAIGTGVAYLYSVVGTIAPGIFPSTFRGHGGAVAVYFESAAVITVLVLLGQVLELRAREATSGAIKALLQLAPKTARRIDRDGADQEIEIDRLVVGDHLRVRPGEKVPVDGVILEGRSSLDESLVTGESMPVTKEAGSKVIAGTLNQSGGFVMRADKVGRDTLLSQIVQMVADAQRSRAPIQRLADQVAGWFVPTVIAVALLAFGAWALFGPEPRMAFGLVAAVSVLIIACPCALGLATPMSIMVGVGRGAQAGVLIKNAEALERMEKVDTLVVDKTGTLTEGKPKVIAIVPAEGFAETDILRLAATVERASEHPLADAIVRAAGERHLDLGKVEAFDSPTGKGVTGKVDGKSIVLGNANFLQTLGIDAQALNDQGERLRADGATVINIAIDGKLAGLFAIADPVKESTPDALKALAAEGIKVIMLTGDNKTTANAVARSLGIADVEAEVLPDQKSAVVAKLQKAGKIVAMAGDGVNDAPALAAAEVGIAMGTGTDVAMESAGVTLLKGDLGGIVRARRLSQATMNNIRQNLFFAFIYNAAGIPIAAGILYPTFGLLLSPIIAAAAMALSSVSVVGNALRLRVTRL